The following proteins are encoded in a genomic region of Drosophila miranda strain MSH22 chromosome 4, D.miranda_PacBio2.1, whole genome shotgun sequence:
- the LOC108163294 gene encoding uncharacterized protein LOC108163294, producing the protein MRAPEWMSKEMALLTLKLERYKPVGSGYNRIQSIRLSQSVTQMLNNPLPIVPAASTARSPQDSSFTTPRRRGVLSRSNSEWEEVYPAIKLCRQQSTESASSLDSELKFTHYRNCSTRIP; encoded by the coding sequence ATGCGCGCTCCAGAGTGGATGAGCAAAGAAATGGCACTTCTGACATTGAAATTGGAACGGTATAAGCCCGTGGGCAGTGGCTACAATCGCATTCAGTCTATCCGCCTGTCCCAGAGCGTTACTCAAATGCTGAACAATCCGTTGCCCATCGTGCCTGCCGCTTCCACCGCCAGATCGCCGCAGGATAGTTCCTTCACAACCCCTCGTCGACGTGGAGTACTTAGTCGCAGCAATTCCGAGTGGGAGGAGGTGTATCCTGCCATCAAGTTGTGTCGTCAGCAAAGCACAGAGAGTGCCAGCAGTCTGGACAGTGAGCTCAAGTTCACGCACTACCGTAATTGTTCAACACGGATTCCCTAA